Proteins encoded in a region of the Nicotiana tomentosiformis chromosome 9, ASM39032v3, whole genome shotgun sequence genome:
- the LOC104089335 gene encoding flowering-promoting factor 1-like protein 3: MSGVWVFKNGVVRLEDCQGSSGRRKVLVHVPSNEVITSYAVLERKLHSLGWERYYDDLDLLQYHKRSTVHLISLPKDFNKLKPMHMYDIVVKNRNEFEVRDM, translated from the coding sequence ATGTCTGGAGTTTGGGTATTCAAGAATGGAGTTGTCCGACTTGAAGATTGTCAAGGCTCAAGTGGTCGTCGAAAAGTGTTAGTTCATGTTCCAAGTAATGAAGTCATCACATCCTATGCAGTACTTGAAAGGAAACTTCATTCTCTTGGTTGGGAAAGGTATTATGATGATCTTGACCTTCTTCAGTACCATAAAAGATCAACTGTTCATCTCATTTCTCTCCCAAAAGATTTCAACAAGTTGAAGCCCATGCACATGTACGATATTGTCGTCAAGAATCGCAATGAGTTTGAAGTTAGAGACATGTGA